The following are encoded together in the Dickeya lacustris genome:
- a CDS encoding aspartyl protease family protein, whose product MTLLLSLAISGCSTPHPNTQTAVSPRQQSAILEQHIDESLIIPVVINHQVFHFLVDTGASFTTLDSRLASKITRPLLATEIAAIYREGLTHINTVYGRITPESNTIVKPIPFSIDTEDIRDNDIWLAIDLSLFSQSIGTRIDGIIGIDTFRKFNWLVNNRQQRLFISKDAPGAAAYQKCTAYDNRYNKMPVLWFDVDDYELALHVDTGADDNNIYIDVITALEKIKGKGSVIANSVNTPVVEASGIVAQNSYLLKGITFTGMPLGEINASVNQNQHAAVGMEFLSRFDRYAFIPSRMMFCYDARSLEKQEIREQRYIAIRYHDEQIEVFYNQDDALKKTGLRNGDILLKVNDVAYAPAQIHLVRKILKQTPKGKLKMTILRDNKPRDIYL is encoded by the coding sequence TTGACTCTATTATTAAGTCTTGCGATTTCAGGATGTTCCACGCCCCACCCCAACACCCAAACCGCCGTATCGCCCCGGCAACAATCGGCAATTCTCGAACAGCATATTGATGAGTCATTGATTATCCCGGTAGTCATCAACCATCAGGTTTTTCATTTTCTGGTTGATACCGGTGCCAGTTTTACCACCCTTGACAGCCGTCTTGCCAGCAAAATAACCAGGCCGCTATTAGCCACAGAAATCGCAGCGATTTATCGGGAAGGATTAACGCATATCAATACGGTCTATGGTCGCATCACACCTGAAAGCAACACCATTGTTAAGCCGATTCCATTTTCAATTGACACAGAAGACATTCGTGATAATGATATCTGGCTGGCTATCGACTTATCGCTATTTTCCCAGTCAATCGGCACCAGAATTGATGGTATTATTGGTATTGATACTTTCCGCAAATTTAACTGGCTGGTGAACAATCGGCAACAGCGGTTATTCATTAGCAAAGACGCGCCCGGCGCCGCCGCCTATCAAAAATGTACGGCATACGATAATCGCTATAATAAAATGCCGGTGCTCTGGTTTGATGTGGATGACTATGAATTGGCGCTGCACGTTGACACCGGCGCAGACGACAATAATATCTACATTGACGTCATCACCGCGCTGGAAAAAATAAAAGGGAAAGGTTCAGTCATCGCGAATAGCGTCAATACACCGGTCGTTGAAGCCAGCGGCATAGTGGCACAAAACAGTTACCTGTTAAAAGGCATAACGTTTACCGGCATGCCGCTTGGCGAAATAAATGCCAGTGTTAATCAGAACCAGCATGCTGCCGTCGGGATGGAATTCCTCTCCCGTTTCGATCGCTATGCTTTTATCCCCTCCCGCATGATGTTCTGCTACGATGCCCGCAGCCTTGAAAAACAAGAAATCAGAGAGCAGCGTTATATTGCCATTCGCTATCATGACGAACAGATTGAGGTATTCTATAACCAGGATGATGCGCTTAAAAAAACCGGGCTGCGCAACGGTGATATTTTGCTTAAAGTGAATGATGTGGCCTATGCACCTGCACAGATTCACCTTGTCAGGAAAATATTGAAACAAACACCGAAGGGTAAACTAAAGATGACTATCCTGCGAGATAATAAGCCGCGCGATATTTATCTTTAA
- a CDS encoding extracellular solute-binding protein, with translation MKTKLLTALLFSATATSSLLAFPLQAAGQLTVWEDIRKSDGIKDAIADFEKQYNVKVNVLEMPFAQQLEKLRLDGPSGIGPDVLVIPNDQLGGAMVQGLIAPLTIDNATQQSFTDASIAAFRMNNQTYGLPKAVETLVLIYNKALVTKLPTSLQEWYDFSRQQQAQNRFGLLAKFDQIYYSWGAIGPMGGYIFGKNDKGGLNPLDIGLNKPGAVEAVTLLRKFYADKLFPSGILGDNGLNAIDSLFTEKKAAAVINGPWAFQPYEAAGIHYGVVPLPTLPDGKPMSSFLGVKGYVVSTWSKDKALAQQFMQFINQPNYVKVRYQRTGEIPPQKSMIDDPLIKNDEKASAVAVQSARAVPMPGIPEMGEVWSPANAALELSLTGKQEPQAALDNAVKQIKMQVEAMQASNQ, from the coding sequence ATGAAAACCAAGTTACTTACCGCCCTGCTGTTCTCTGCCACGGCCACCAGCTCACTGTTGGCCTTTCCTCTTCAGGCCGCCGGACAACTGACGGTGTGGGAAGATATCCGCAAGTCCGATGGCATTAAGGATGCGATTGCTGATTTTGAAAAACAGTACAACGTGAAAGTGAACGTGCTGGAGATGCCCTTTGCCCAGCAACTGGAGAAACTGCGACTCGATGGCCCTTCGGGTATTGGCCCGGATGTGCTGGTTATCCCTAACGATCAACTCGGCGGCGCGATGGTGCAGGGGCTGATAGCGCCGCTGACGATAGATAACGCGACGCAGCAGAGCTTTACCGACGCCTCTATCGCCGCATTTCGCATGAACAACCAGACCTACGGCCTGCCCAAGGCGGTGGAAACGCTGGTGCTTATCTACAACAAAGCGCTGGTCACGAAGCTGCCCACCAGCCTGCAAGAGTGGTATGACTTTTCGCGCCAGCAGCAGGCGCAAAACCGCTTTGGCCTGCTGGCGAAGTTTGATCAGATTTATTACAGCTGGGGCGCTATCGGGCCGATGGGCGGGTACATTTTCGGCAAAAACGACAAAGGCGGGCTGAATCCGCTGGATATTGGCCTGAATAAACCAGGCGCGGTTGAAGCGGTGACGCTGTTGCGTAAATTTTACGCCGACAAGCTGTTTCCGTCAGGGATCCTCGGTGATAACGGGCTCAATGCCATCGATTCACTGTTTACCGAGAAAAAAGCGGCGGCGGTGATTAATGGCCCCTGGGCGTTCCAGCCCTATGAAGCCGCCGGAATTCATTATGGCGTCGTGCCATTGCCGACGCTGCCTGATGGCAAGCCGATGAGCTCGTTTCTCGGTGTGAAAGGCTATGTGGTATCGACCTGGAGCAAGGATAAAGCGCTGGCGCAGCAGTTTATGCAGTTCATCAACCAGCCGAACTACGTCAAGGTGCGCTACCAGCGTACCGGCGAAATTCCGCCGCAAAAAAGCATGATTGACGACCCCCTTATCAAAAACGATGAGAAAGCCAGCGCCGTGGCGGTGCAGTCTGCCAGAGCGGTGCCGATGCCGGGCATTCCCGAAATGGGCGAAGTCTGGAGCCCCGCCAACGCCGCGCTGGAGTTGAGCCTGACGGGTAAGCAAGAGCCACAGGCCGCGCTCGATAACGCCGTTAAGCAAATCAAAATGCAGGTCGAGGCGATGCAGGCCAGCAACCAGTAA
- a CDS encoding carbohydrate ABC transporter permease has product MIISSGEPLSGEKHCSRHAWMALLCAVVPGGGQFYHRQWAKGMVFLVLLGSYLGVFQDFLHTGLWGVYTLGEEVPRDNSIFLLAEGIISLIIIAFGVLIYALSWRDAWRNGKRRDAGLALHSVRQQYRLLLSDGFPYLMITPGFILLVFVVIFPILFGFAIAFTNYNLYHTPPAKLVEWVGVKNFVSIFTLSIWRSTFFDVLQWTVVWTLLATTLQCTVGVMLAILVNQKDLRFKPLIRTIFILPWAVPGFVTILVFAGMFNDSFGVINNAILAALGISPKAWLTDPFWTKTALIMMQTWLGFPFVFAMTTGVLQAIPDDLYEAATMDGASNWTKLRTITLPLVLYSIAPIIITQYTFNFNNFNIIYLFNNGGPAVAGSNAGGTDILVSWIYKLTMSSSQYAIAATITILLSVFVVGVALWQFRASRAFKNDDMA; this is encoded by the coding sequence GTGATTATCAGTTCCGGCGAACCCCTATCGGGGGAGAAGCATTGCAGTCGTCACGCCTGGATGGCGCTGCTGTGCGCAGTCGTGCCCGGCGGCGGGCAGTTTTACCATCGTCAGTGGGCGAAAGGGATGGTGTTTCTGGTGCTGCTCGGCAGCTATCTGGGCGTCTTCCAGGATTTTCTGCACACCGGGCTTTGGGGCGTGTATACGCTGGGAGAAGAGGTGCCGCGCGATAACTCTATCTTCCTGCTGGCTGAGGGGATAATCAGCCTGATTATCATCGCATTTGGCGTGCTGATTTACGCACTGTCATGGCGCGATGCGTGGCGCAATGGCAAGCGGCGCGATGCGGGGCTGGCGCTACATAGCGTGCGCCAGCAGTACCGTTTACTGCTCAGTGACGGCTTCCCTTACCTGATGATTACGCCGGGCTTTATCCTGCTGGTGTTTGTGGTGATTTTCCCGATTCTGTTCGGTTTTGCCATTGCGTTTACCAACTACAACCTCTACCACACCCCGCCGGCCAAACTGGTGGAGTGGGTTGGCGTGAAGAATTTTGTCAGCATTTTTACCCTGAGCATCTGGCGCTCGACGTTCTTTGATGTGTTGCAGTGGACGGTGGTGTGGACGTTGCTTGCCACCACGCTGCAATGCACGGTGGGGGTGATGCTGGCGATTCTGGTGAATCAGAAGGATTTGCGCTTTAAGCCGCTTATCCGCACGATTTTTATTCTGCCCTGGGCGGTGCCGGGGTTTGTCACCATTTTGGTGTTCGCCGGGATGTTTAACGACTCGTTCGGCGTTATCAATAATGCGATTCTGGCTGCGCTGGGCATCAGCCCCAAGGCCTGGCTGACCGACCCGTTCTGGACGAAAACCGCGCTGATTATGATGCAAACCTGGCTTGGTTTTCCGTTCGTGTTCGCCATGACCACCGGTGTGTTGCAAGCCATTCCCGATGATTTGTATGAAGCTGCCACGATGGATGGCGCGAGCAACTGGACGAAGTTGCGCACCATTACGCTGCCGCTGGTGCTGTATTCGATTGCGCCGATCATCATCACCCAATACACCTTCAATTTTAACAATTTCAACATCATCTACCTGTTTAACAACGGCGGCCCGGCGGTGGCAGGCTCGAATGCCGGAGGCACGGATATTCTGGTGTCGTGGATTTATAAGCTGACGATGTCGTCATCGCAGTATGCGATTGCCGCCACTATCACCATTTTGCTGTCGGTGTTTGTGGTTGGGGTGGCGCTGTGGCAGTTCCGTGCCAGCCGCGCGTTTAAAAATGATGACATGGCTTAA
- a CDS encoding sugar ABC transporter permease, with amino-acid sequence MFRSQSSAQGSSIRRHQGSIRREKAIRLTLSWLVIMMVSVIIIYPLVWTVGASLNAGNSLLSTAIIPENLSFQHYADLFNGQVNYLSWYWNSMKISFLTMVLTLISVSFTAYAFSRFRFKGRQNGLMLFLLLQMIPQFSALIAIFVLSQLLGLINSHLALVLVYVGGMIPMNTYLMKGYLDAIPRDLDESARMDGAGNFRIFIEIIMPLSKPIIAVVALFSFTGPLGDFILASTILRTPDKYTLPIGLYNLVAQKMGASYTTYAAGAVLIAVPIALLYLMLQKYFVSGLTSGSTKG; translated from the coding sequence ATGTTCAGATCTCAATCCAGCGCTCAGGGCTCGTCTATTCGGCGACATCAAGGCAGCATCCGGCGTGAAAAAGCGATTCGGCTGACGCTGTCCTGGCTGGTCATCATGATGGTGTCCGTCATCATTATCTATCCGCTGGTCTGGACGGTGGGCGCGTCGCTCAATGCCGGTAACAGCCTGCTCAGTACCGCCATCATTCCAGAAAACCTGTCGTTTCAGCATTATGCCGACCTGTTTAACGGCCAGGTTAACTACCTGAGCTGGTACTGGAACTCGATGAAAATCAGCTTCCTGACCATGGTGCTGACGCTGATAAGCGTCAGTTTTACCGCCTATGCTTTTTCTCGCTTTCGCTTCAAAGGGCGGCAGAACGGGCTGATGCTGTTTCTGCTGTTGCAGATGATCCCGCAATTTTCCGCGCTGATTGCCATTTTTGTGTTGTCGCAACTGCTGGGGCTTATCAATAGCCATCTGGCGCTGGTGCTGGTGTATGTCGGCGGCATGATCCCGATGAATACTTACCTGATGAAGGGCTATCTCGACGCTATCCCCCGCGATTTGGATGAGTCGGCTCGTATGGATGGGGCCGGGAATTTCCGCATTTTTATTGAAATCATCATGCCGCTGTCGAAACCGATTATTGCGGTGGTGGCGCTGTTCTCGTTCACCGGCCCGCTGGGGGATTTCATTCTCGCCAGCACCATTTTGCGCACCCCGGATAAATACACGCTGCCCATCGGCCTGTATAACCTGGTGGCGCAAAAAATGGGCGCCAGCTACACCACGTATGCGGCCGGGGCGGTGCTGATTGCGGTGCCGATAGCCCTGCTGTACCTGATGTTGCAGAAATATTTTGTCTCCGGCCTGACCTCGGGCAGTACCAAAGGATGA